From Alkalidesulfovibrio alkalitolerans DSM 16529, a single genomic window includes:
- a CDS encoding metallophosphoesterase, with product MFIPIFTAVMSSLALYVCLRLIVPLPISLGKRLLVCAAVVLVANRFIVQRQFGLVLPDGVFLVAAWLHAAVVLAFALALATDIAGLILRIAGVRLPSLARCAVLLAASLALAAVGVHQAVRVPPVVEVTLRFPNLPPALEGFRIAHLADLHIGPLFGREWVDQVVDRTLAARPDLIALSGDVIDAPPAVVRGDVEPLARLAAPYGVHVVAGNHEYIHGVDLWLEIFERLGLNVLYNRHTVIDVDDARMTVAGLADRFGLGSWQGEAPDLDKALDGAPRKDADGFRLLLAHQPYDAKDAPIHDIDLQLSGHTHGGQILPLQSISARFHGGYVSGYYTVETMRLHVSNGTGLWAGFPVRLGVPSEITLITLSRCEDVLLAHCE from the coding sequence ATGTTCATACCCATTTTCACAGCCGTCATGAGTTCCCTGGCGCTGTACGTGTGCCTGCGGCTGATCGTGCCGCTGCCGATCAGCCTGGGCAAGCGGCTGCTCGTCTGCGCGGCCGTGGTGCTCGTGGCCAACAGGTTCATCGTGCAGCGCCAGTTCGGACTGGTTCTGCCGGACGGCGTCTTCCTCGTCGCGGCCTGGCTGCACGCCGCGGTCGTCCTGGCCTTCGCCCTGGCGCTGGCCACGGACATCGCGGGGCTCATCCTGCGCATCGCGGGCGTCAGGCTGCCGTCCCTTGCGCGTTGCGCCGTGCTGCTCGCGGCCAGTCTCGCGCTCGCCGCCGTTGGCGTGCATCAGGCCGTGCGCGTGCCGCCGGTGGTGGAAGTCACGCTTCGGTTTCCCAACCTGCCGCCCGCGCTTGAGGGATTTCGCATCGCGCACTTGGCCGACCTGCACATCGGCCCGCTCTTCGGGCGCGAATGGGTCGATCAGGTGGTCGATCGCACGCTGGCCGCGCGGCCGGATCTGATCGCCCTCTCGGGCGACGTGATCGACGCCCCGCCCGCCGTCGTGCGCGGCGACGTAGAGCCGCTCGCACGCCTTGCCGCGCCTTACGGCGTCCACGTGGTGGCGGGCAACCACGAATACATCCACGGCGTGGACCTGTGGCTGGAAATCTTCGAGCGGCTCGGGCTGAACGTGCTCTACAATCGCCATACGGTCATCGACGTTGACGACGCGCGCATGACCGTGGCCGGGTTGGCGGACCGCTTCGGGCTCGGCAGTTGGCAGGGCGAGGCCCCTGACCTGGACAAGGCGCTCGATGGCGCGCCGCGAAAAGACGCGGACGGATTCAGGCTTTTGCTCGCGCACCAGCCGTATGACGCCAAGGACGCGCCGATCCACGACATCGACCTGCAGCTTTCCGGCCACACGCACGGCGGGCAGATCCTGCCCTTGCAATCCATCTCGGCGCGGTTCCACGGCGGCTACGTCAGCGGGTATTACACCGTCGAGACCATGCGACTGCACGTCTCCAACGGCACGGGGCTCTGGGCGGGCTTTCCGGTGCGGCTCGGCGTGCCGTCCGAAATCACGCTCATCACCCTCTCGCGCTGCGAGGACGTCCTCCTCGCGCACTGCGAATAA